Proteins found in one Triticum aestivum cultivar Chinese Spring chromosome 4D, IWGSC CS RefSeq v2.1, whole genome shotgun sequence genomic segment:
- the LOC123096826 gene encoding beta-glucosidase-like SFR2, chloroplastic produces MPWPAFLAVAAKLIVLAAAAATAANAASYARFRRRHLRRIRSPIDESADPVADFRSLPSSATAAEDDDFFFGLATAPAHVEDRLDDAWLQFATEQSVDDKESMRNQKQVDAVMASAGGDGGSQPSSRLRGDEKGTDGEKRKPLRVAMEAMLRGFEKFSEGEESSGGDNCSHNVAAWHNVPCPQERLKFWSDPDTELKLAKETGISVFRMGVDWTRIMPKEPTEDFKSSVNFAALERYRWIIQRVHEHGMKVMLTLFHHSLPPWAGEYGGWRMEKTANYFMDFVRLVVDRVSDLVDYWVIFNEPHVFVMLTYCAGAWPGGDPNAIEVATSALPTGVYNQALHWMAVAHAEAYDYVHSESKNAMMPIVGVSHHVSFTRPYGLFDVAAVTIANSMTLFPFIDSICDKLDFIGINYYGQEVISGPGLKHVENDEYSESGRGVYPDGLFRILLKFNERYKSLNIPFIITENGVSDETDLIRKPYILEHLLAIYAAILMGVRVLGYLFWTTSDNWEWADGYGPKFGLVSVDRANNLARKPRPSYYLFTKVVTTGKITRQDRTSAWRELQEAAIQKKTRPFYREVDKHGRMYAGGLDRPIERAFVLRDWRFGHYEMEGLQDPLSRFVRCVMRPFPCKKIHYIEDDAISYSISS; encoded by the exons ATGCCATGGCCGGCCTTCCTGGCGGTGGCCGCGAAGCTCATCGTCCTTGCGGCGGCCGCCGCGACGGCGGCAAACGCGGCCTCCTACGCGCGGTTCCGGAGGCGCCACCTCCGCCGCATCCGCAGCCCCATCGACGAGTCGGCCGACCCCGTCGCCGATTTCCGCTCCCTGCCCTCCTCCGCCACCGCAGCAG aggatgatgattttTTCTTCGGGTTAGCGACAGCGCCTGCGCATGTTGAAGACAGACTGGACGATGCTTGGCTTCAGTTTGCAACCGAACAATCCGTTGATGACAAGGAGTCCATGCGCAACCAGAAACAAGTCGATGCAGTGATGGCCTCTGCTGGCGGTGATGGAGGCTCTCAGCCATCTTCTAGGCTACGAGGGGATGAAAAGGGTACCGATGGAGAGAAAAGGAAGCCTCTTAGGGTAGCCATGGAGGCTATGCTCAGAGGATTTGAAAAGTTTTCTGAGGGTGAAGAATCTAGTGGTGGAGACAACTGCAGCCACAATGTTGCTGCTTGGCACAATGTTCCATGCCC GCAAGAGAGGCTTAAATTTTGGTCCGATCCTGATACTGAGTTGAAACTTGCTAAGGAAACCGGCATTAGTGTTTTCCGCATGGGCGTAGACTGGACAAGAATAATGCCTAAGGAACCAACTGAAGATTTCAAGAGCTCG GTTAATTTTGCAGCACTTGAGCGGTATAGATGGATCATTCAAAGAGTTCATGAGCATGGGATGAAAGTAATGCTTACCCTATTTCATCACTCACTTCCACCTTGGGCTGGGGAATATGGTGGATGGAGGATGGAAAAAACTGCTAATTATTTCATGGATTTTGTAAG GCTTGTTGTTGACCGTGTGTCAGATTTAGTGGACTACTGGGTGATTTTCAATGAGCCACATGTGTTTGTGATGCTAACTTATTGTGCTGGAGCTTGGCCTGGTGGGGATCCTAATGCAATTGAAGTAGCAACATCTGCTTTACCAACTGGTGTATATAATCAAGCTTTGCATTGGATGGCTGTTGCGCATGCTGAAGCTTATGACTACGTTCATTCAGAAAG CAAGAATGCAATGATGCCAATAGTTGGTGTTTCACATCATGTATCGTTTACACGGCCATATGGTCTATTTGATGTTGCGGCTGTCACAATAGCTAACTCAATGACTCTATTCCCCTTCATCGATAGCATCTGTGATAAGTTGGACTTTATTGGCATCAATTACTATGGTCAG GAGGTAATATCAGGACCTGGTCTAAAGCACGTGGAAAATGATGAGTACAGTGAATCTGGTCGTGGAGTTTATCCCGATGGGCTGTTTCGCATCCTACTTAAGTTCAATGAGCGATACAAGAGCTTAAACATACCTTTTATCATTACTGAAAATGGAGTTTCTGATGAGACTGATCTGATTCGGAAACCATATATACTGGAGCACCTGTTAGCCATATACGCGGCCATTTTAATG GGTGTGCGTGTGCTTGGCTATCTATTCTGGACAACGTCGGATAATTGGGAGTGGGCTGATGGCTATGGTCCCAAGTTTGGGCTTGTTTCTGTTGACCGTGCTAATAACCTAGCACGGAAACCTCGCCCTTCGTACTATTTGTTCACCAAG GTTGTCACAACTGGAAAAATTACGAGACAGGACAGAACATCTGCTTGGAGGGAACTGCAAGAAGCTGCGATTCAGAAGAAAACACGCCCATTTTACAGGGAAGTAGATAAACATGGGCGTATGTATGCAG GGGGTCTAGATCGGCCTATTGAGCGAGCTTTTGTATTGCGGGACTGGCGATTTGGCCACTATGAAATGGAAGGCTTGCAGGATCCTTTGAGTCGCTTTGTAAGATGCGTTATGCGACCATTTCCATGCAAGAAGATTCACTACATTGAGGACGATGCAATTTCTTACTCTATTTCTTCTTGA
- the LOC123096827 gene encoding uncharacterized protein, which produces MALVADELKAKAEVYYDDEICQQCTRLLLKEAGLPNGLLPLKDIMECGYVEETGYVWLKQKKRIDHVFQSLGRVVSYGTEITAFAEKGRIKKVKGIKTRELMVWLPVEEISLDEPATGKLICKSIAGFSKIFPASAFHIPEKENEKANCAGPKPVVLMERAAPVVKNN; this is translated from the coding sequence ATGGCTCTTGTTGCCGACGAGCTCAAGGCCAAGGCCGAGGTGTACTACGACGATGAGATTTGCCAGCAGTGCACCAGGCTCCTGCTCAAGGAAGCAGGCCTCCCCAATGGCCTGCTTCCCCTGAAGGACATCATGGAGTGCGGCTATGTCGAGGAGACTGGGTATGTGTGGCTCAAGCAAAAGAAGAGGATAGACCACGTCTTCCAGAGCCTGGGGAGGGTGGTGTCTTATGGCACTGAGATCACTGCCTTCGCCGAGAAGGGCAGGATCAAGAAGGTCAAAGGGATAAAGACCAGGGAGCTCATGGTGTGGCTCCCTGTGGAGGAGATCTCCCTTGACGAACCAGCGACTGGTAAGCTCATCTGCAAGAGCATTGCCGGCTTTTCTAAGATCTTCCCTGCATCAGCTTTCCACATCCCAGAGAAGGAGAATGAGAAGGCCAACTGTGCCGGACCAAAACCAGTGGTCCTCATGGAGAGGGCAGCACCAGTTGTTAAGAACAACTGA